A window of Mangifera indica cultivar Alphonso chromosome 11, CATAS_Mindica_2.1, whole genome shotgun sequence contains these coding sequences:
- the LOC123229158 gene encoding blue copper protein-like, with translation MKMAGVGAPVVYVFLVFCMVVVPSLATVYTVGDSSGWTIGSDYSTWTSGKTFTVGDSIVFNYGSGHTVDEVSASDYNTCTTGNALTTDSSGATTITLKTAGAHYFICGVTGHCGNGMKLAVTVTAGSPTAPSGSTPSGTTTSTPTTPTTSGSNTTITNTHYFPESSSGTAFSPFVDAVITFVTAFVWLLS, from the exons atgaaaatggcAGGAGTTGGTGCCCCTgttgtttatgtatttttagtCTTTTGTATGGTAGTGGTGCCAAGCTTGGCCACAGTTTACACTGTGGGAGACTCCAGTGGCTGGACTATTGGTTCTGACTACAGCACCTGGACCAGTGGCAAAACCTTTACGGTTGGTGATAGCATTG TGTTCAACTATGGAAGTGGGCACACTGTTGATGAAGTGAGCGCTAGTGACTATAACACTTGCACCACGGGGAATGCACTCACCACAGACAGTAGCGGCGCCACCACCATCACTCTGAAGACTGCCGGGGCTCATTACTTTATTTGCGGTGTGACTGGTCATTGTGGCAATGGTATGAAGCTTGCTGTGACTGTGACAGCAGGATCGCCCACTGCCCCATCTGGATCAACACCTTCTGGCACTACCACTTCAACCCCAACTACCCCAACAACTTCTGGCAGTAACACAACCATAACCAACACACATTATTTTCCTGAATCATCTTCTGGGACAGCCTTCTCACCATTTGTGGATGCAGTAATTACTTTTGTTACAGCCTTTGTGTGGCTTCTCTCATAA
- the LOC123229643 gene encoding extensin-like: MASSTFVCFTLLALLATSAIPQAPAHWPHSPAPAPTPKAPATPPTPSPKAAPPTLTPSPWSPPPMAPTHCRHAPVARPPSYSGGAPDESPAPAPSTAALNRVAVAGYLGGVTAMVALFI; encoded by the coding sequence ATGGCTTCTTCAACCTTCGTCTGCTTCACGCTTTTGGCTCTTTTGGCTACCTCAGCCATCCCTCAGGCTCCTGCACACTGGCCACATTCACCAGCCCCCGCTCCAACGCCCAAGGCTCCGGCTACTCCACCAACTCCTTCTCCAAAGGCCGCACCGCCTACCTTAACTCCTTCCCCATGGTCTCCACCACCAATGGCTCCAACTCATTGTCGACATGCTCCAGTTGCCAGGCCTCCCAGTTACTCTGGTGGTGCTCCCGATGAATCTCCTGCGCCTGCCCCAAGCACCGCTGCATTGAATCGAGTTGCTGTTGCTGGATATTTAGGCGGAGTCACCGCTATGGTTGCTTTGTTTATCTAG
- the LOC123229390 gene encoding isoamylase 3, chloroplastic-like produces the protein MDTLNLSPKGTKMLKHPLPLYSNCSKFRINASALSHTFDPSPAYDMGLKLSKKIPIRLSSNPARFSKTRGSVNHKTTNAYDQRAQGRVLEEEASQMTETTPSLKTSQGQASPLGVSEVDNGINFAIFSQHATAVTLCLSLPNRGDSSDGGMIELPLDPLANKTGDIWHMHIKDLPRSNVLYGYRIDGPQGWNQGHRFDKNIILIDPYAKLVEGRRYFGDSSEKLSKVLGTYDFDSLPFDWGDNYKLPNIPEKDLVVYEMNVRAFTADESSGLDSDIRGTYLGLIEKIPHLLELGVNAVELLPVFEFDEFEFQRRPNPRDHMINTWGYSTINFFSPMSRYASGGGGPCKASWEFKEMVKALHGAGIEVILDVVYNHTNEADDNYPYTTSFRGIDNKVYYMVDGNGQLLNFSGCGNTLNCNHPVVMELILDSLRHWVVEYHVDGFRFDLASVLCRNSDGSPLSAPPLIRAIAKDATLSRCKVIAEPWDCGGLYLVGSFPNWDRWAEWNGKYRDDIRRFIKGDAGMKGTLATRVSGSADLYRVNNRKPYHSVNFVIAHDGFTLYDLVSYNNKHNEANGENGNDGSNDNFSWNCGFEGETSNASITALRSRQMKNFQLVLMVSQGVPMMLMGDEYGHTRYGNNNSYGHDTAINNFQWAQLFAQKNTHFRFFSEMIKFRRSHGVFSHENFLENNDVTWHEDNWDNYKSRFLAFTLHDNDGADVYLAFNAHDFSVNVSIPPAPSKRHWFRVVDTNLSSPDDFVPEGVPGVGSTYNMAPYSSILLEAKS, from the exons ATGGACACACTTAATTTATCTCCTAAAGGAACAAAGATGCTCAAGCATCCACTTCCCTTGTATTCCAACTGTTCTAAATTCCGTATCAATGCTTCAGCTTTGTCACACACCTTTGATCCTTCTCCTGCTTATGACATGGG ATTGAAATTGTCTAAGAAAATACCTATCAGGTTAAGCAGCAATCCAGCGCGCTTCAGTAAG ACAAGAGGCAGTGTCAATCATAAGACAACTAACGCTTATGATCAGCGAGCTCAAGGACGTGTTCTTGAG GAAGAAGCCTCACAAATGACAGAAACAACCCCGTCGTTGAAAACTTCCCAGGGCCAGGCATCTCCTCTCGGGGTGTCAGAAGTGGACAATGGGATCAATTTTGCTATTTTTTCCCAGCACGCTACTGCAGTTACGCTTTGCTTATCACTTCCCAATAG GGGAGACAGTTCGGATGGTGGAATGATTGAACTACCTTTGGATCCCCTTGCAAATAAAACCGGAGACATCTGGCACATGCATATCAAG GATCTGCCTCGTAGCAATGTTCTCTATGGTTATCGCATTGATGGTCCTCAAGGTTGGAATCAAGGACATCGATTTGACAAAAACATTATCCTTATTGATCCTTATGCAAAGCTAGTTGAGGGTCGCCGATATTTTGGAGATAGCagtgaaaaattatcaaaagtcCTTGGAACTTATGATTTTGATAGCTTGCCCTTTGATTGGGGAGATAACTACAAGCTTCCAAATATACCAGAG AAAGATCTTGTTGTATATGAAATGAATGTTCGTGCATTTACAGCTGATGAATCTAGTGGATTGGATTCAGACATTCGTGGCACCTATCTAGGTTTGATAGAGAAG attccACATCTTTTGGAGCTTGGTGTCAATGCTGTGGAGTTGCTGCCAGTCTTTGAGtttgatgaatttgagtttCAAAGGCGCCCAAACCCTAGGGATCACATG aTCAATACATGGGGCTACTCGacaataaatttcttttctccTATGAGTCGCTATGCTAGCGGAGGTGGAGGACCTTGTAAGGCTTCATGGGAGTTCAAAGAAATGGTTAAAGCCTTGCATGGAGCTGGCATAGAG GTCATTTTGGATGTTGTATATAATCATACTAATGAGGCAGATGATAACTACCCTTATACCACTTCATTTCGTGGCATTGATAATAAG GTTTATTACATGGTGGACGGCAATGGCCAGTTGCTGAATTTTTCTGGCTGTG GAAACACCTTAAACTGTAATCACCCTGTGGTCATGGAACTCATCCTGGACAGCTTAAGACACTG gGTTGTTGAGTATCATGTGGATGGATTCCGATTTGACCTTGCCAGTGTACTTTGTCGAAATTCAGATGGTTCTCCACTTAGTGCTCCACCACTTATTAGA GCAATTGCCAAAGATGCTACCCTATCTAGGTGTAAAGTTATTGCAGAACCTTGGGACTGTGGCGGCCTTTATCTTGTTGGAAGTTTTCCAAATTGGGACCG GTGGGCTGAGTGGAATGGGAAGTACCGTGATGACATAAGAAGATTTATAAAG GGTGACGCTGGTATGAAGGGGACTTTGGCTACTCGTGTCTCTGGATCTGCAGACCTTTACAGA GTGAATAACCGCAAGCCTTATCATAGTGTTAATTTTGTCATTGCTCATGATGGGTTCACACTCTATGATCTTGTCTCCTATAATAACAAG CACAATGAAGCTAATGGAGAAAACGGAAACGATGGAAGCAATGATAATTTTAGCTGGAATTGTGGTTTTGAag GGGAAACTAGCAATGCTAGTATTACAGCTTTGCGCTCACGCCAAATGAAAAACTTCCAGTTGGTGTTAATGGTATCTCAG GGAGTCCCAATGATGCTAATGGGGGATGAGTATGGCCATACTCGTTATGGAAATAACAACAGTTATGGACATGATACTGCTATTAACAATTTCCAGTGGGCCCAG TTGTTTGCACAGAAGAATACTCATTTCAGGTTTTTCTCAGAGATGATAAAATTTCGGCGATCCCATGGAGTTTTTAGTCATGAGAACTTTCTTGAAAAT AATGATGTAACATGGCATGAGGATAACTGGGACAACTACAAAAGCAGATTCCTTGCATTTAC GCTTCATGATAATGATGGAGCAGATGTCTATTTGGCATTTAATGCCCACGATTTCTCTGTCAATGTTTCAATACCCCCAGCACCATCTAAGAGGCATTGGTTTCGTGtg GTGGACACAAATCTCAGTTCCCCTGATGACTTTGTTCCTGAAGGTGTTCCAGGCGTTGGAAGCACATATAATATGGCCCCATATTCAAGTATTCTTCTTGAAGCTAAATCATGA